Proteins co-encoded in one Proteiniborus ethanoligenes genomic window:
- a CDS encoding cation diffusion facilitator family transporter, whose protein sequence is MAEKSNYKQVRNVLGGILVLNILVALAKVIFGKITNTSSMIADGYHSFSDGSSNVVGLIGIWIAARPADESHPYGHQKFETLSTIVISLLLFFVSYNILSDAYYRFKNPITPEISIYSFIVMIATLGVNLWVTTYEAKRGRELKSSILLSDAMHTRSDIYVSISVIVSLIAIRLGFVIIDTIIAGIIAILIIKAGLEILIPGINILSDASMIDSDNIYNLVIKVPQVQYCHKIRTRGKENYIMVDLHVGLDKAFTLEYSHKLAHEIEDMLKEELEGVKEVIVHVEPADVFNKEKDE, encoded by the coding sequence ATGGCAGAAAAAAGCAACTATAAGCAAGTCAGAAATGTACTAGGAGGTATTTTAGTACTGAACATCTTAGTAGCGCTTGCAAAAGTTATCTTTGGTAAAATCACTAATACTTCAAGTATGATTGCAGACGGATACCATTCTTTTTCAGATGGCTCGTCCAATGTTGTAGGTTTAATAGGAATATGGATAGCTGCCAGACCAGCAGATGAGAGTCATCCATATGGGCATCAAAAGTTTGAAACTCTTTCAACCATAGTAATAAGCCTTTTGCTTTTTTTTGTTTCTTATAATATATTGTCAGACGCTTATTATAGATTTAAAAACCCTATAACTCCAGAAATAAGTATTTATAGCTTTATTGTTATGATAGCTACCTTAGGAGTTAATCTTTGGGTAACTACATATGAAGCTAAAAGAGGAAGAGAACTAAAAAGCAGTATATTATTATCGGATGCTATGCATACGAGAAGTGATATCTATGTTTCTATTTCAGTTATTGTGAGCTTGATTGCTATAAGATTAGGCTTTGTAATTATAGATACAATTATTGCTGGTATTATAGCAATACTTATTATTAAAGCTGGACTTGAAATACTCATACCTGGAATAAATATATTATCAGATGCTAGTATGATTGATTCAGATAATATATATAATTTAGTAATTAAAGTTCCGCAAGTGCAGTATTGCCATAAAATAAGGACAAGGGGAAAAGAAAATTATATAATGGTGGATTTGCATGTGGGATTAGACAAAGCGTTTACCCTTGAATATTCACATAAGCTAGCCCATGAAATTGAGGATATGCTAAAAGAAGAGCTAGAAGGTGTAAAAGAAGTAATAGTACACGTTGAACCAGCCGATGTATTTAATAAAGAAAAAGATGAATAA